The following proteins are co-located in the Streptomyces sp. DT2A-34 genome:
- a CDS encoding cytochrome P450 — MAETVTGTVAGTGLPKGFRSAEQGWPELSRIPHPPHRLPLLGDVLGASRRTPLQDSLRYARELGPIFRRRAFHREFVFVWGAGLVADMADESRFAKHVGLGIANLRPVVGDGLFTAYNHEPNWRLAHDVLAPGFSREAMAGYHPMMLAVADRLMDRWDRELTAGRAVDVPGDMTKLTLETIARTGFGHDFGSFERARPHPFVTAMVGTLTYAQRLNSVPAPSLLRRAARRNQADIAYLDRTVDDLVRARTASGPGDGDLLDRMLETAHPETGERLSAQNVRRQVITFLVAGHETTSGALSFALHYLSRHPDVAERARAEVDRVWGDTAVPGYDQVARLRYVRRVLDESLRLWPTAPAFAREAREDTVLGGVHPMRRGAWALVLTAMLHRDPEVWGADAERFDPDRFDPKAVRTRPPHTFKPFGTGARACIGRQFALHEATLVLGLLLRRYEFRSDPAYRLRVTERLTLMPEGLRLRLERRAAGTAITAPASSGAVEDAPSELRCPVRRAAD, encoded by the coding sequence ATGGCGGAGACAGTGACCGGGACAGTGGCCGGGACCGGACTCCCCAAGGGATTCCGCAGCGCCGAGCAGGGCTGGCCGGAGCTGTCCCGCATCCCGCATCCGCCGCACCGGCTGCCGTTGCTCGGCGACGTCCTCGGCGCCAGCCGGCGTACGCCGCTGCAGGACTCCCTGCGGTACGCACGGGAGTTGGGGCCGATCTTCCGGCGCAGGGCGTTCCACAGGGAGTTCGTGTTCGTCTGGGGAGCCGGACTCGTGGCCGACATGGCGGACGAGTCGCGCTTCGCCAAGCATGTGGGGCTCGGCATAGCCAATCTGCGGCCGGTCGTCGGAGACGGCCTGTTCACGGCGTACAACCACGAGCCGAACTGGCGGCTGGCGCACGACGTCCTGGCACCGGGGTTCAGCCGGGAGGCCATGGCGGGCTACCACCCGATGATGCTGGCCGTGGCCGACCGGCTCATGGACCGCTGGGACCGCGAGCTGACGGCGGGCCGGGCGGTGGACGTGCCCGGTGACATGACCAAGCTGACCCTGGAGACCATCGCGCGCACCGGGTTCGGGCACGACTTCGGCTCCTTCGAACGGGCCCGTCCGCATCCCTTCGTGACGGCGATGGTCGGCACACTCACCTACGCCCAGCGCCTCAACTCCGTACCGGCGCCGTCCCTGCTACGGCGTGCCGCACGCCGCAACCAGGCCGACATCGCCTACCTCGACCGCACGGTCGACGACCTGGTCCGCGCCCGTACGGCGAGCGGGCCCGGGGACGGGGATCTGCTGGACCGGATGCTGGAGACGGCCCACCCGGAGACGGGCGAACGGCTCTCCGCACAGAACGTCCGGCGCCAAGTGATCACCTTCCTGGTGGCCGGCCACGAGACCACCTCGGGCGCGCTCTCCTTCGCCCTGCACTATCTCTCCCGCCACCCGGACGTCGCCGAGCGCGCCCGTGCCGAGGTGGACCGCGTCTGGGGCGACACGGCGGTGCCCGGCTACGACCAGGTGGCGAGGCTGCGGTATGTGCGCCGGGTGCTCGACGAGTCGCTGCGGCTGTGGCCGACGGCGCCGGCCTTCGCCCGGGAGGCGCGCGAGGACACGGTGCTCGGCGGGGTCCATCCGATGCGGCGCGGCGCGTGGGCGCTGGTGCTCACGGCGATGCTGCACCGCGATCCCGAGGTCTGGGGCGCGGACGCCGAGCGGTTCGATCCGGATCGCTTCGACCCGAAGGCCGTACGGACACGTCCGCCGCACACCTTCAAGCCGTTCGGGACGGGGGCGCGGGCCTGCATCGGGCGCCAGTTCGCGCTGCACGAGGCCACGCTGGTGCTGGGGCTGCTGCTGCGCCGGTACGAGTTCAGGAGCGACCCGGCCTATCGGCTGCGGGTGACGGAGCGGCTGACGCTGATGCCGGAGGGGCTGCGGCTACGCCTGGAGCGGCGGGCGGCAGGCACTGCGATCACGGCACCCGCCTCGTCGGGGGCCGTCGAGGACGCGCCCTCAGAGCTGCGCTGTCCAGTGCGCCGGGCGGCCGACTGA
- a CDS encoding pentapeptide repeat-containing protein, protein MLNVMQDQTVDRADLHGDCERCFGLCCVALPFAASADFAVDKAAGTPCRNLQDDHRCGIHARLRTKGFTGCTVYDCFGAGQKVSQVTFAGKDWRAASREHARRMFDVFPVVRQLHELLWYLTEALTLPAARPLHAELRGLLEATEQLTRRTPEELGALDVAAHRQEVNVLLLKTSELARAGVRGRKKNRRGADLMGARLKGADLRGANLRGAYLIAADLTGADLRGADLIGADLRDTDLTDADLTGAFFLTQPQLNAARGSAGTRLPASVGRPAHWTAQL, encoded by the coding sequence ATGCTGAACGTCATGCAAGATCAGACCGTCGACCGGGCGGACCTGCACGGCGACTGCGAGCGGTGCTTCGGGCTGTGCTGCGTCGCCCTGCCCTTCGCCGCCTCCGCCGACTTCGCGGTCGACAAGGCGGCCGGGACGCCCTGCCGGAACCTCCAGGACGACCACCGCTGCGGCATCCACGCCCGGCTCCGCACCAAGGGCTTCACCGGCTGCACGGTCTACGACTGCTTCGGCGCCGGTCAGAAGGTCTCACAGGTCACCTTCGCCGGGAAGGACTGGCGTGCGGCCTCCCGCGAGCACGCGCGGCGGATGTTCGACGTCTTCCCGGTCGTCCGCCAGCTCCACGAACTGCTCTGGTACCTGACCGAGGCCCTCACCCTGCCCGCCGCCCGCCCCCTCCACGCCGAGCTGCGGGGGCTCCTGGAGGCGACCGAGCAGCTCACGCGCCGGACCCCGGAGGAGCTCGGCGCGCTGGACGTGGCCGCTCACCGGCAGGAGGTCAACGTGCTCCTGCTGAAGACCAGCGAGTTGGCGCGGGCGGGCGTACGGGGCCGCAAGAAGAACCGACGGGGCGCGGACCTGATGGGCGCCCGTCTCAAGGGCGCCGACCTGCGCGGCGCGAACCTGCGCGGCGCCTACCTCATAGCCGCCGACCTGACCGGCGCCGACCTGCGTGGAGCGGACCTCATCGGTGCCGACCTGCGCGACACCGACCTCACGGACGCCGATCTGACCGGCGCGTTCTTCCTGACCCAGCCCCAGCTGAACGCGGCCCGGGGCAGCGCGGGCACGCGGCTGCCCGCCTCAGTCGGCCGCCCGGCGCACTGGACAGCGCAGCTCTGA
- a CDS encoding DUF5999 family protein, which yields MCSHQPPCPTADSLDHHAAVIVSAHPEQGWSLLCNGTIVFDDTGELLPDGRVVSPHRTVGVLAVAA from the coding sequence ATGTGCAGCCACCAGCCCCCGTGCCCGACCGCCGACAGCCTGGACCATCACGCCGCCGTGATCGTGTCGGCCCACCCCGAACAGGGTTGGAGCCTGCTGTGCAACGGCACCATCGTCTTCGACGACACCGGTGAACTCCTCCCGGACGGGCGGGTGGTGAGCCCGCACCGTACGGTCGGCGTGCTGGCCGTGGCCGCCTGA
- the sigJ gene encoding RNA polymerase sigma factor SigJ: MNDTDLLAHRFEEHRGRLRAVAYRMLGSTAEAEDAVQEAWLKLSRSDADDIENLGGWLTTVVGRVCLDMLRSRTRRHEEPLDDTFVPDPVIRPLSTIDPEQEVLQADSVGLALLVVLETLDPAERIAFVLHDMFAVPFDDIAPIVERTSAATRQLASRARRRVKGATPSTEPDLGRQRQVLDAFMAASRAGDFEALLAVLDPDVVLRADSGPLVRGVAASKVVRGAKSVAEQALLFRQLAQSTRFIRFVLVNGTVGVLNAPEGQPQSVMGVTIADGRITEMYILADPERLGRLDLTGLEA, encoded by the coding sequence GTGAACGACACGGATCTGCTGGCGCACCGCTTCGAGGAGCACCGGGGCCGTCTCAGGGCGGTCGCCTACCGCATGCTCGGCTCGACGGCCGAGGCGGAGGACGCCGTCCAGGAGGCCTGGCTGAAGCTGAGCCGCAGCGACGCGGACGACATCGAGAACCTCGGCGGCTGGCTGACCACCGTGGTCGGCCGGGTCTGCCTGGACATGCTCCGCTCGCGCACGCGGCGTCACGAGGAGCCCCTGGACGACACCTTCGTCCCGGACCCCGTGATCAGACCGCTGTCGACGATCGACCCGGAACAGGAGGTGCTCCAGGCCGACTCGGTGGGACTTGCCCTGCTGGTCGTGCTGGAGACACTGGACCCGGCCGAGCGGATCGCGTTCGTGCTGCACGACATGTTCGCCGTGCCCTTCGACGACATCGCCCCGATCGTGGAACGCACCTCGGCCGCCACCCGCCAGCTGGCCAGCCGCGCCCGGCGCCGGGTGAAGGGCGCCACGCCGTCGACCGAGCCGGATCTCGGCAGACAGCGGCAGGTCCTCGACGCCTTCATGGCGGCCTCCCGCGCGGGGGACTTCGAGGCACTGCTCGCGGTCCTCGACCCCGACGTGGTGCTGCGCGCCGACTCCGGGCCGCTGGTCCGAGGTGTCGCGGCGTCCAAGGTGGTGCGCGGCGCGAAGTCGGTGGCCGAACAGGCACTGCTGTTCCGGCAGTTGGCGCAGTCCACGCGGTTCATCCGGTTCGTGCTCGTCAACGGCACGGTCGGGGTCCTCAACGCCCCCGAAGGACAGCCGCAGTCGGTCATGGGCGTCACCATCGCCGACGGCCGGATCACGGAGATGTACATCCTGGCCGACCCCGAGCGCCTCGGGCGCCTGGACCTGACCGGTCTGGAGGCCTGA
- a CDS encoding PIG-L deacetylase family protein yields MTEPTITELKPMPDDWRRALAVVAHPDDLEYGCSAAIAAWTDGGREVAYVLATRGEAGIDTLEPAKCGPLREREQRASAAVVGVSAVEFLDHKDGVIEYGTALRRDIAAAIRRHRPELVITLNHRDTWGGVAWNTPDHVAVGRATLDAAGDAGNRWIFPELVEQGLEPWNGVRWVAVAGSSTPTHAVDASAGLERAVRSLLEHRAYIEALTTQDPETYARGFLTSHAEATGERFGGKPAVAFELFSR; encoded by the coding sequence ATGACCGAGCCGACGATCACTGAGCTGAAGCCCATGCCCGACGACTGGCGGCGCGCGCTCGCCGTCGTCGCGCACCCGGACGACCTCGAGTACGGCTGCTCGGCGGCGATCGCCGCCTGGACGGACGGGGGCCGCGAGGTGGCGTACGTCCTGGCGACCCGCGGCGAGGCCGGCATCGACACGCTGGAACCGGCGAAGTGCGGCCCGTTGCGCGAACGCGAGCAGCGGGCGAGCGCGGCGGTGGTGGGCGTGTCTGCGGTGGAGTTCCTCGACCACAAGGACGGCGTGATCGAGTACGGCACCGCCCTGCGCCGCGACATCGCCGCCGCGATCCGCCGGCACCGGCCCGAGCTGGTGATCACGCTCAACCACCGGGACACCTGGGGCGGCGTCGCCTGGAACACCCCGGACCATGTGGCGGTCGGCCGTGCCACCCTGGACGCGGCCGGCGACGCCGGTAACCGGTGGATCTTTCCGGAGCTCGTCGAGCAGGGCCTCGAGCCGTGGAACGGCGTGCGCTGGGTCGCCGTCGCGGGCTCCAGCACGCCCACGCACGCGGTGGACGCCTCGGCCGGCCTGGAGCGTGCGGTGCGCTCGCTGCTCGAACACCGTGCCTACATCGAGGCGTTGACGACGCAGGACCCGGAGACGTACGCCCGCGGCTTCCTCACCTCGCACGCCGAGGCGACGGGGGAGCGGTTCGGCGGGAAGCCGGCCGTGGCCTTCGAGCTGTTCAGCCGGTAG
- a CDS encoding LacI family DNA-binding transcriptional regulator, translated as MAQSVGIKDVARAAGVSVGTVSNVINRPDTVATETRARVQSAIDRLGYVRSESARQLRAGRSRIMGLLVLDMGNPFFVDVARGAERAAREAGLGVMVCNSAQSASEEADYLSLFAEQRVRGVLLTPADATGRNIETFRRHNIPFVLVDRVAEGTTECSVSVDDVAGGALAVRHLVDAGHRSIAYVSGPPGLNQVRDRRTGALHALQEAGLGPEHLRELPTERLDVAAGRDAGARLLGLAERPTAVFCANDLLALGVLQAMYAAGIKVPDDLAIVGYDDIEFAAAAAVPLTSVRQPAVTMGTLAAEMLLEETEEETAPKKHEHRRVVLQPELVVRRSSLSAR; from the coding sequence ATGGCCCAGTCGGTGGGTATCAAGGACGTCGCCCGCGCCGCCGGAGTCTCCGTCGGCACGGTCTCGAACGTCATCAACCGTCCGGACACGGTCGCGACCGAGACCCGGGCGCGGGTGCAGTCCGCGATAGACCGGCTGGGCTATGTCCGCAGCGAGTCCGCGCGCCAGCTGCGCGCGGGCCGCAGCCGGATCATGGGGCTGCTCGTCCTCGACATGGGCAACCCCTTCTTCGTCGACGTGGCGCGCGGCGCCGAGCGGGCCGCGCGCGAGGCCGGGCTCGGCGTGATGGTCTGCAACAGCGCGCAGAGCGCGAGCGAGGAGGCCGACTACCTGTCGCTCTTCGCCGAACAGCGGGTGCGGGGCGTCCTGCTGACCCCCGCCGACGCCACCGGCCGCAACATCGAGACGTTCCGGCGGCACAACATCCCCTTCGTCCTCGTCGACCGCGTCGCCGAGGGCACCACCGAGTGCTCGGTCTCCGTCGACGACGTCGCCGGCGGCGCCCTCGCCGTACGGCACCTCGTCGACGCCGGGCACCGCTCCATCGCCTACGTCAGCGGCCCGCCCGGCCTCAACCAGGTCCGCGACCGCCGCACCGGCGCCCTGCACGCGCTTCAGGAGGCCGGCCTCGGCCCCGAGCACCTGCGCGAGCTGCCCACCGAGCGCCTCGACGTCGCCGCGGGCCGCGACGCCGGCGCCCGCCTGCTCGGCCTCGCCGAGCGCCCGACCGCCGTCTTCTGCGCCAACGACCTGCTCGCCCTCGGCGTCCTGCAGGCCATGTACGCGGCCGGCATAAAGGTCCCCGACGACCTCGCGATCGTCGGCTACGACGACATCGAGTTCGCGGCCGCCGCGGCCGTCCCCCTCACCTCCGTACGGCAGCCCGCGGTCACCATGGGCACCCTCGCGGCGGAGATGCTGCTGGAGGAGACGGAGGAGGAGACCGCGCCGAAGAAGCACGAGCACCGGCGGGTCGTCCTGCAGCCGGAGCTGGTGGTCCGGCGGTCCAGTCTCTCGGCCCGCTGA
- a CDS encoding BNR repeat-containing protein: MKRRTLLGAALAGAVMTPALASGTARAADPGPSLTLTGTTTLDTQAIFFVSYDGLVNNNAFQKNGLLTYKGYQYAVWYTADRNAVVGRRVLGSSTWSTVKVGHTLRYNDSHNVISMGLSKIDGRLHLNMDSHSDGFTYVKSVAGLMDNPAGLSWDASRFGAPQSTLDGLALTSQFTYPQFISMPDGKLQLSYRVGISGNGRNAIAEYNGTSWSNLGEWTSSTGTYTSEHGSSTARNMYLHGIDYDKNGRLHSFFTWREQNGAVMCNGGGITNHDTGYVYSDDRGRTWRNNAGAVVGTTGGSDKVAVTDSGLVIDALNPDHSLMNQESQFTDSAGLPHAIISYVPGRFGQCTTNYVADRTANGRAFHVRKNSSGTWQKTEIPVPLNSSQRTKLILDKYGNAYAIFPFCRIAGASKASGYTDWSVLYDGVTAGLNAFGEVVIDETRIAQDNFLSIMYQEKSSGTTPSALRNLNFRLPA; this comes from the coding sequence ATGAAGAGACGTACGCTGCTGGGCGCCGCCCTCGCTGGAGCCGTCATGACCCCCGCCCTCGCATCCGGAACCGCCCGTGCCGCCGACCCCGGCCCGTCCCTCACCCTGACCGGCACCACCACACTCGACACGCAGGCCATCTTCTTCGTGTCGTACGACGGCCTGGTCAACAACAACGCCTTCCAGAAGAACGGCCTGCTGACCTACAAGGGCTACCAGTACGCCGTCTGGTACACCGCCGACCGCAACGCCGTCGTCGGCCGCCGCGTCCTCGGCTCCAGCACCTGGTCCACGGTCAAGGTCGGCCACACCCTGCGCTACAACGACTCCCACAACGTCATATCCATGGGCCTCTCCAAGATCGACGGCCGCCTCCACCTCAACATGGACTCGCACAGCGACGGCTTCACCTACGTCAAGTCGGTCGCCGGGCTGATGGACAACCCCGCCGGGCTCAGCTGGGACGCGAGCCGCTTCGGGGCACCGCAGTCCACCCTGGACGGGCTGGCGCTCACCTCGCAGTTCACCTACCCGCAGTTCATCTCGATGCCCGACGGCAAGCTCCAGCTCAGCTACCGCGTCGGCATCTCGGGCAACGGCCGCAACGCGATCGCCGAGTACAACGGCACCTCGTGGTCCAACCTCGGCGAGTGGACCAGCTCCACCGGCACGTACACCAGCGAGCACGGCTCCTCGACGGCCCGCAACATGTACCTGCACGGCATCGACTACGACAAGAACGGCCGACTGCACTCCTTCTTCACCTGGCGCGAGCAGAACGGCGCCGTGATGTGCAACGGCGGCGGCATCACCAACCACGACACCGGCTACGTCTACTCCGACGACCGCGGCCGCACCTGGCGCAACAACGCCGGCGCCGTCGTCGGCACCACGGGCGGCTCCGACAAGGTCGCCGTCACCGACAGCGGTCTGGTGATCGACGCGCTCAACCCGGACCACTCCCTGATGAACCAGGAGAGCCAGTTCACCGACTCCGCGGGCCTGCCGCACGCGATCATCAGTTACGTCCCCGGCCGCTTCGGCCAGTGCACGACGAACTACGTCGCCGACCGCACCGCCAACGGCCGGGCCTTCCACGTCCGCAAGAACTCCTCGGGCACCTGGCAGAAGACCGAGATCCCGGTCCCGCTCAACTCCAGCCAGCGCACCAAGCTGATCCTGGACAAGTACGGCAACGCGTACGCGATCTTCCCGTTCTGCCGGATCGCCGGGGCCTCCAAGGCCTCCGGTTACACGGACTGGTCGGTCCTGTACGACGGTGTCACGGCCGGGCTGAACGCCTTCGGCGAGGTCGTCATCGACGAGACGCGTATCGCGCAGGACAACTTCCTGTCGATCATGTACCAGGAGAAGTCCAGCGGTACGACGCCCTCGGCGCTCCGTAACCTCAACTTCCGCCTGCCTGCCTGA
- a CDS encoding L-rhamnose mutarotase, which translates to MQRVCFLLKVRADRLDEYRERHAAVWPEMLEALSATGWHNYSLFLREDGLLVGYLETEDFAAAVAGMEATDVNARWQAEMAPFFESLDGARPDEAMKPLTEVFHLA; encoded by the coding sequence ATGCAACGCGTGTGCTTCCTGCTGAAGGTCAGGGCGGACCGCCTCGACGAGTACCGTGAGCGGCATGCCGCCGTGTGGCCCGAGATGCTCGAAGCGCTCTCGGCCACCGGCTGGCACAACTACTCGCTCTTCCTGCGCGAGGACGGCCTGCTCGTCGGCTACCTGGAGACCGAGGACTTCGCGGCGGCCGTGGCCGGCATGGAAGCCACCGACGTCAACGCCCGCTGGCAGGCGGAGATGGCGCCGTTCTTCGAGTCGCTGGACGGCGCCCGGCCCGACGAGGCCATGAAACCGCTCACGGAAGTGTTCCACCTGGCCTGA
- the rhaS gene encoding rhamnose ABC transporter substrate-binding protein → MRKSSLRRTCAALAAVTSLALAATACGGTTKEDVKSEGASAATGGSANPNAELKKGLTVGFLPKQVNNPYFTSADKGGEAALKELGSSYKEVGPSSATDTAGQVSYVNTLTQQQVDAMAVSAQDPGALCTALKQAMKNGIKVVTYDSDTTADCRNAFVSQASAEDLGRTEVQLLAEQIDYKGEIAILSAAQTATNQNIWIDFMKDELKDPKYKDIKLVKVAYGDDDAQKSFQQTQGLLQEYPNLKGIISPTTVGIKAAAQYLSGSKYKGKVKLTGLGTPNDMRKYVKNGTVDAFELWDPSKLGDLAARTAVALVSGQITGKEGETFKADGTTYTIGKDGVISLGKPTVFDAKNIDQFNF, encoded by the coding sequence ATGCGCAAGTCATCCCTCCGCCGTACCTGCGCGGCCCTCGCCGCCGTCACATCCCTCGCCCTGGCCGCCACCGCCTGCGGCGGCACCACCAAGGAGGACGTCAAGAGCGAGGGCGCCTCCGCCGCCACCGGCGGTTCCGCGAACCCGAACGCCGAGCTGAAGAAGGGCCTGACCGTCGGCTTCCTGCCCAAGCAGGTCAACAACCCCTACTTCACCTCCGCCGACAAGGGCGGCGAGGCGGCCCTGAAGGAGCTGGGCTCCAGCTACAAGGAGGTCGGCCCGTCCAGCGCCACCGACACCGCCGGCCAGGTCTCCTACGTCAACACGCTCACCCAGCAGCAGGTCGACGCGATGGCCGTCTCCGCGCAGGACCCGGGCGCCCTGTGCACCGCGCTCAAGCAGGCCATGAAGAACGGCATCAAGGTCGTCACCTACGACTCCGACACCACCGCCGACTGCCGCAACGCCTTCGTCTCGCAGGCCTCCGCCGAGGACCTCGGCCGCACCGAGGTGCAGCTGCTCGCCGAGCAGATCGACTACAAGGGCGAGATCGCGATCCTGTCCGCCGCCCAGACCGCGACGAACCAGAACATCTGGATCGACTTCATGAAGGACGAGCTGAAGGACCCCAAGTACAAGGACATCAAGCTCGTCAAGGTCGCCTACGGTGACGACGACGCCCAGAAGTCCTTCCAGCAGACCCAGGGCCTGCTGCAGGAGTACCCGAACCTGAAGGGGATCATCTCCCCGACCACCGTCGGCATCAAGGCGGCCGCCCAGTACCTGTCGGGCTCCAAGTACAAGGGCAAGGTCAAGCTGACCGGCCTCGGCACCCCGAACGACATGCGCAAGTACGTCAAGAACGGCACCGTCGACGCCTTCGAGCTGTGGGACCCGTCGAAGCTCGGCGACCTGGCCGCCCGCACCGCCGTCGCCCTGGTCTCCGGCCAGATCACCGGCAAGGAGGGCGAGACCTTCAAGGCCGACGGCACCACGTACACCATCGGCAAGGACGGCGTGATCAGCCTCGGCAAGCCGACCGTCTTCGACGCCAAGAACATCGACCAGTTCAACTTCTGA
- a CDS encoding ABC transporter permease translates to MADFSLSRAIRWDTVVGALLIVVLLLSFGTVDGFGNALNLSFLIGNTLPIALIALPMTLLVVSGEIDLSVASTAGLSGAVMGALWNQGMTIETIIPICLVLGVVCGLINGLLVTKLGLPSLAVTIGTLAAYRGIAQIILGSDAVTDFPTQYLDFAAGRIGDTFIPYAFLPFLVLLAIAVIALHATPFGRSVFATGASEEAARFAGIRVKRQKLILFTVTGLMASLTGIFWALHYASARYDNATGLELSVVAAVLLGGIDFDGGKGTLGGAIAGVFLLGALQNVMSLQDVSAQSQIVVTGVLLVLSVLGPRVARQIAVTRAGRRAQSLGS, encoded by the coding sequence ATGGCTGACTTCTCCCTGAGCCGAGCGATCCGCTGGGACACGGTCGTCGGCGCGCTGCTGATCGTCGTGCTCCTGCTGTCCTTCGGAACGGTCGATGGTTTCGGAAACGCTCTCAACCTGTCCTTCCTGATCGGAAACACCCTTCCGATCGCCTTGATCGCCCTGCCGATGACGCTTCTGGTCGTCTCGGGCGAGATCGATCTCTCGGTCGCCTCCACCGCCGGTCTCTCGGGCGCGGTGATGGGCGCCCTGTGGAACCAGGGCATGACGATCGAGACGATCATCCCGATCTGTCTGGTGCTCGGCGTGGTGTGCGGACTGATCAACGGTCTGCTGGTGACCAAGCTGGGGCTGCCGTCGCTCGCCGTCACCATCGGCACTCTCGCCGCCTACCGCGGCATCGCACAGATCATCCTCGGTTCCGACGCGGTGACCGACTTCCCCACCCAGTACCTGGACTTCGCGGCCGGACGTATCGGGGACACCTTCATCCCGTACGCCTTCCTGCCCTTCCTGGTGCTCCTCGCGATCGCCGTGATCGCCCTGCACGCCACCCCGTTCGGTCGGTCGGTCTTCGCGACCGGCGCGAGCGAGGAGGCCGCGAGGTTCGCCGGTATCCGGGTCAAGCGACAGAAGCTGATCCTGTTCACGGTCACCGGGCTGATGGCCTCGCTCACCGGGATCTTCTGGGCCCTGCACTACGCCAGCGCCCGCTACGACAACGCCACCGGCCTCGAACTCTCCGTCGTCGCCGCCGTGTTGCTCGGCGGCATCGACTTCGACGGCGGCAAGGGCACGTTGGGCGGTGCGATCGCCGGAGTGTTCCTGCTGGGGGCGCTGCAGAACGTGATGAGTCTGCAGGACGTTTCCGCCCAGTCGCAGATCGTCGTGACCGGCGTACTGCTTGTTCTCTCGGTTCTCGGTCCTCGGGTTGCGCGTCAGATCGCCGTCACGAGGGCGGGCCGTAGAGCGCAATCACTCGGCTCATAG
- a CDS encoding ABC transporter permease, producing the protein MTVITPKQAPVTDVPKSHGTRLVDRVFKMRELAILVVFVVMIAVTQLGNSEFLTEQGIKDLLLNATILVLVATGQSLVVITRNVDLSVGSTLGISAFAAGMYLQGGGNPVVAVLLAVLMGIAFGLLNGLLVSLGQVPALVVTLGTLYIIRGIDSIWVGSRQITAADLPDGFVDFGSGGISAVPWPALIALAVLVATAYYLKHFGSGRELYALGSNPEAARLAGIPVRKRILAAYTFCGALAGLAGAMYLARFGNVDSGTGNGYELTVVSAVVVGGVVFTGGSGSVYGAALGALLLTSINSVLPALGVSSVWVLAINGILLLLAIAVDRIVALRVASALKKRNARHG; encoded by the coding sequence ATGACGGTGATCACTCCCAAGCAGGCCCCTGTCACCGACGTACCGAAGTCCCACGGCACCCGCCTGGTCGACCGCGTCTTCAAGATGCGCGAACTCGCCATCCTGGTCGTCTTCGTGGTGATGATCGCCGTCACCCAACTCGGCAACAGCGAGTTCCTCACCGAGCAGGGCATCAAGGACCTGCTCCTGAACGCGACGATCCTCGTCCTGGTCGCCACCGGCCAGTCCCTGGTGGTGATCACGAGGAACGTCGACCTGTCGGTCGGCTCGACCCTCGGCATCAGCGCCTTCGCCGCCGGCATGTATCTGCAGGGCGGCGGGAACCCCGTCGTCGCCGTGCTCCTGGCGGTCCTGATGGGCATCGCCTTCGGTCTGCTGAACGGCCTTCTCGTCAGCCTCGGCCAGGTACCGGCCCTCGTCGTCACCTTGGGCACGCTCTACATCATCCGCGGCATCGACTCGATCTGGGTCGGCTCCCGGCAGATCACGGCGGCCGACCTCCCGGACGGCTTCGTCGACTTCGGCTCCGGCGGCATCTCCGCGGTGCCCTGGCCGGCGCTGATCGCCCTCGCCGTCCTGGTGGCGACCGCGTACTACCTCAAGCACTTCGGCAGCGGCCGCGAGCTGTACGCCCTCGGGTCCAACCCGGAGGCCGCCCGCCTCGCCGGCATCCCGGTGCGCAAGCGGATCCTCGCCGCGTACACCTTCTGCGGTGCGCTGGCCGGTCTCGCGGGCGCCATGTACCTGGCCCGCTTCGGCAACGTCGACTCCGGCACCGGCAACGGCTACGAACTCACCGTCGTCAGCGCGGTCGTCGTCGGCGGCGTCGTCTTCACCGGCGGCTCCGGCAGTGTCTACGGCGCGGCGCTCGGCGCGCTGCTGCTGACCTCCATCAACAGCGTGCTGCCCGCCCTCGGTGTCAGCTCCGTCTGGGTGCTCGCGATCAACGGCATCCTGCTCCTCCTCGCCATCGCGGTCGACCGGATCGTCGCGCTGCGCGTGGCCTCCGCCCTGAAGAAGAGGAACGCTCGCCATGGCTGA